One Olsenella sp. oral taxon 807 DNA segment encodes these proteins:
- a CDS encoding ATP-binding protein: MKRKSLVVFDEVQMFPQARGLIKYLVADGRYDYIETGSLLSIRQNVEGIIIPSEEEAVSLGPLDFEEFLWAMGEEKLATLIRRQFEALQPLPDGLHRRAAGLLREYLLVGGMPRPAATYVEHRKFAPVDEEKRRILELYRNDVARFAKGCEYKVVSVLDNVAGQLSKREKKFTLASMGKNARMRGYEEAFFWLSDARIANVCYAPNDPGVGLSLNMECSSLKCYMADTGLLVTLAFADGDVTDEGVYRSILRGNIGVNEGMLVENVVAQMLVAAGHRLFFYSQSGKAQKEKRMEIDFLVTRPYANAACKPRVSPIEVKSPRQYGTTSLDRFKETFGRRVGTQYVLHTPSRCRLREIACASRSTWAGVCSRRVATGAALYHHLRM, translated from the coding sequence GTGAAGCGCAAGTCACTCGTGGTGTTTGATGAGGTCCAGATGTTTCCCCAAGCGCGCGGCCTTATCAAGTATCTGGTTGCCGATGGTCGCTACGACTACATAGAGACTGGCTCTTTGCTCTCGATACGGCAGAACGTCGAGGGCATTATCATCCCCTCGGAGGAGGAGGCGGTTAGTCTTGGTCCCCTTGACTTCGAGGAATTTCTCTGGGCCATGGGTGAGGAGAAGCTCGCGACCCTCATCCGCAGGCAATTTGAGGCCCTGCAACCGCTTCCCGACGGTCTGCACCGTCGGGCGGCAGGGCTCCTGCGAGAGTATCTGTTGGTCGGTGGTATGCCACGACCTGCTGCCACGTACGTCGAGCACCGAAAGTTCGCGCCCGTAGACGAGGAGAAGAGGCGGATACTCGAACTCTACCGCAACGATGTCGCCAGATTTGCCAAGGGTTGTGAGTATAAGGTTGTCTCGGTGCTTGATAACGTCGCGGGACAGCTGTCCAAGCGCGAGAAGAAGTTCACATTGGCGTCGATGGGGAAGAACGCACGCATGCGGGGGTACGAGGAGGCATTCTTCTGGCTCTCTGACGCTCGCATCGCGAACGTCTGCTATGCCCCTAACGACCCTGGTGTGGGACTCTCGCTGAACATGGAGTGCTCGTCACTGAAGTGCTACATGGCAGACACCGGTCTTCTCGTGACACTTGCGTTCGCGGACGGGGACGTTACGGATGAGGGCGTGTATCGGTCGATCTTGCGCGGGAATATTGGGGTCAACGAGGGCATGCTGGTAGAGAACGTCGTTGCCCAGATGCTTGTGGCCGCCGGGCATCGGCTCTTTTTCTACTCGCAGTCGGGCAAGGCGCAGAAGGAGAAGCGCATGGAGATCGACTTCCTCGTCACGCGTCCCTACGCGAATGCGGCGTGCAAGCCTCGAGTGAGTCCGATCGAGGTGAAGTCTCCGAGGCAGTACGGCACGACGTCGCTTGACAGGTTCAAGGAAACGTTTGGGAGGCGCGTCGGCACGCAGTACGTGCTGCACACCCCAAGCAGATGCAGGTTGAGGGAGATCGCGTGCGCCTCCCGCTCTACATGGGCTGGTGTTTGTAGCCGGCGTGTCGCCACGGGGGCAGCTCTCTACCATCACCTACGCATGTAA
- a CDS encoding DMT family transporter has protein sequence MPAHDITPSTIKPGVPTIFRTSWGTLLLSVVCCLLWGSAFPCIKLGYQLFSISASDTGSKLLFAGVRFFLAGAMVVAFASLRAHRLVRPHRDELAAVALLSTFQTVLQYLFFYLGLSHALGTTSSVINASSTFLSILLAARVFRQERLGARKVLGCALGFGGVALINLSSLAAGTGLALNGEGLIFLSALCGAIVTCLLRVLTQRHDPVMLSGWQFMLGGVTLACVGVALGGRLWATGPQGAALITYMGLISAVAYSLSSVLLSVNPVSRIAIYRFMTPVFGFLLSALLLGETQSIEPIRATLALALVAAGIITVNWSTPDPPQAAHDARPWGKIQTATPRTSAACPPDNTDPGQGKARR, from the coding sequence ATGCCTGCGCACGACATCACACCGAGCACCATCAAGCCAGGGGTCCCCACCATCTTCAGGACCTCGTGGGGAACCCTGCTGCTGAGCGTCGTCTGCTGTCTGCTTTGGGGCAGTGCCTTTCCTTGCATCAAGCTTGGCTACCAGCTGTTCTCCATCAGCGCATCTGACACGGGCTCCAAGCTCCTCTTTGCCGGCGTGAGGTTCTTCCTTGCCGGCGCCATGGTCGTGGCCTTTGCCAGCCTGCGCGCCCATCGCCTCGTGCGCCCGCATAGGGATGAGTTGGCAGCGGTCGCGCTACTTTCGACCTTCCAGACTGTGCTGCAGTACCTCTTCTTCTACCTGGGACTCTCTCATGCACTCGGCACCACGAGCTCTGTCATCAACGCGAGCTCAACCTTTCTCTCCATCCTCTTGGCGGCGCGCGTGTTCAGGCAGGAGAGGCTCGGCGCACGCAAGGTCCTAGGCTGCGCGCTAGGCTTCGGAGGGGTCGCACTCATCAACCTCAGCTCCCTCGCTGCGGGAACGGGCCTCGCGCTCAACGGCGAGGGGCTCATCTTCCTCTCGGCGCTCTGCGGCGCCATCGTGACCTGCCTCTTGCGCGTCCTCACGCAACGCCATGACCCCGTGATGCTCAGCGGCTGGCAGTTCATGCTGGGTGGCGTGACGCTCGCCTGCGTGGGCGTGGCTCTGGGCGGAAGACTTTGGGCCACGGGGCCGCAGGGAGCCGCTCTCATCACGTACATGGGCCTCATCTCGGCGGTAGCCTACTCGCTCTCGAGCGTCCTGCTCTCGGTAAACCCCGTCTCGCGCATCGCGATATACCGCTTCATGACGCCGGTCTTCGGCTTTCTGCTCTCGGCGCTGCTGCTGGGAGAGACACAGAGCATCGAACCCATCCGCGCAACGCTGGCGCTCGCGTTGGTCGCGGCAGGCATCATCACCGTGAACTGGAGCACCCCAGATCCGCCCCAGGCAGCGCATGACGCACGGCCATGGGGCAAGATCCAGACAGCGACCCCAAGAACATCTGCGGCCTGCCCGCCAGATAACACCGACCCCGGACAGGGCAAGGCTAGGCGCTAA
- a CDS encoding PTS glucose transporter subunit IIA, whose translation MGLFDIFKKAAAPQKPEALSVSCPAGSILAPVAGKAIALEKVSDMVFNSGAMGKGCGIEPSEEVVYAPVSGTLTAAGAPNYHAVGITGDDGAEVLIHVGVDTVEMAGEGFTVYATKGAHVSAGEPLLSFSKQKIAAAGHDTVVIMALTNTDDLASVELVHEGDVRAGEVVVKFSA comes from the coding sequence ATGGGTCTGTTCGACATATTCAAGAAGGCCGCCGCGCCCCAGAAGCCCGAGGCACTTTCGGTCAGCTGCCCGGCCGGCAGCATTCTCGCGCCGGTTGCGGGAAAGGCCATCGCCCTGGAGAAGGTCAGCGACATGGTCTTCAACAGCGGGGCGATGGGCAAGGGATGCGGCATCGAGCCATCTGAGGAGGTCGTCTACGCGCCCGTCTCGGGTACGCTGACGGCGGCTGGTGCTCCCAACTACCATGCCGTCGGCATCACGGGCGATGATGGCGCGGAGGTCCTCATTCACGTTGGTGTCGATACGGTCGAGATGGCAGGTGAGGGATTCACCGTGTATGCGACCAAGGGAGCGCACGTGAGCGCCGGCGAGCCGCTGCTTTCCTTCTCCAAGCAGAAGATTGCCGCTGCGGGTCACGACACCGTCGTCATCATGGCGCTTACCAACACCGATGACCTCGCCTCCGTCGAGCTTGTTCACGAGGGCGACGTGAGGGCGGGGGAAGTGGTGGTTAAGTTTAGCGCCTAG
- a CDS encoding ATP-binding protein → MYASAKNPFTPTFGRIPAQLVGRDLLLSDLFGALANGPGDPNLSTLISGARGTGKTALMNYVASEAVGYGWVSSSVSAVPGMLEDLFQRALESADLSLSAIRLSSLGLGPMNVSWNYTPGFEPNWRTRMNRLLDQLSERELGLLITVDKVKATLPDMVQLASTYQHFVGENRRVGLLMAGLPYDVSALLGNDDVSFLRRSVQHVLTNVSLADAELALRRTVEDAGRSISKEALRLAARCSGGYPYLMQLIGFRMWAVDVRSGEISKHDAEDGVRLARMDFERQVLAATYRDFSEKDIRFLESMLPDRGPSRLADIARRMGVGSNYASTYKSRLLGRGMIGEHGAGRLCFELPYLRDYVERMRDERG, encoded by the coding sequence ATGTACGCATCAGCAAAGAACCCCTTTACGCCAACTTTCGGGAGGATTCCGGCTCAGCTCGTCGGCCGCGACCTACTTCTGAGCGATCTCTTTGGTGCTCTTGCGAACGGTCCGGGTGACCCCAACCTCTCCACGCTCATCTCTGGTGCGCGGGGAACGGGGAAGACGGCTCTTATGAACTACGTTGCGAGTGAGGCTGTGGGCTATGGGTGGGTCTCCTCGAGCGTCTCTGCGGTTCCTGGCATGCTTGAGGATCTCTTCCAGAGGGCATTGGAGAGCGCGGATCTAAGCTTGTCGGCAATAAGGCTTAGCTCTCTCGGCCTTGGCCCCATGAACGTGAGCTGGAACTACACCCCTGGGTTCGAGCCCAACTGGCGTACGAGAATGAACAGGCTGTTGGATCAGCTGTCTGAGCGAGAACTCGGGCTACTCATTACCGTCGATAAGGTGAAGGCGACGCTTCCTGACATGGTGCAGCTTGCAAGTACCTACCAGCATTTCGTCGGGGAGAATCGCAGGGTCGGTCTTCTGATGGCGGGACTTCCCTATGACGTCTCGGCCCTTCTTGGTAATGATGACGTGTCCTTTCTGCGCAGATCGGTACAGCATGTGCTTACAAACGTCTCTCTTGCCGATGCAGAGCTGGCCTTGCGACGCACGGTGGAGGATGCCGGTAGGAGCATCAGCAAGGAGGCCTTGAGACTTGCCGCACGGTGCAGCGGCGGCTATCCCTACCTCATGCAGCTCATCGGCTTTCGCATGTGGGCAGTCGATGTACGCTCGGGCGAGATATCCAAACATGACGCAGAGGATGGGGTCCGCCTCGCTCGCATGGACTTTGAGCGTCAGGTGCTTGCCGCGACCTATCGGGACTTCTCCGAGAAGGATATCCGCTTTCTTGAGTCCATGCTTCCCGATCGTGGTCCCTCTCGCCTGGCTGACATCGCGAGGCGCATGGGAGTTGGCTCCAACTATGCCTCGACTTACAAGTCCCGTCTTCTCGGGCGGGGGATGATAGGCGAGCACGGTGCTGGCAGGCTGTGCTTCGAGCTGCCGTACCTGAGAGACTACGTGGAGAGAATGAGGGACGAGAGGGGGTGA
- a CDS encoding glycoside hydrolase family 1 protein gives MKMREGFLWGGATAANQYEGAWDVDGKGDSVPDHMRGGDVNTPRQIDVTFDPNALYPSWEATDFYHHYEEDIALFAEMGWNVYRLSINWSRLFPTGEEERPNQAGLEFYDRVFDCLRSHGIEPLVTISHYELPYNLAATYNGWADRRLVDLFLRYGRCILDRWHDKVKYWLTFNEINAGTMTMGVTLSLGTLKGFTGTMDKVKDDINERYNALHHQFVASAGLVKYAHENYPEIKMGNMDCFILTYPATCDPKDELANQAEMRRMNWYCSDVQVRGRYPSYARRFWDEHNIDIRMEPGDEELLREGTVDFYTFSYYMSNIIGTHGDVKQGSSNMSFGGRNPYLKETDWGWQIDPDGLRFSLNEIYDRYQIPLMVVENGMGAHDEVEPDGSIHDPYRIDYLRAHVKAMREAVADGVDLMGYTWWGPIDVVSAGTGEMRKRYGFIYVDKHDDGTGDLHRARKDSFFYYQRVIASNGEDLD, from the coding sequence ATGAAGATGAGGGAAGGCTTCCTGTGGGGTGGGGCCACGGCCGCGAACCAGTATGAGGGCGCTTGGGACGTGGACGGCAAGGGAGACTCGGTACCCGATCACATGCGCGGCGGAGACGTCAATACCCCGCGGCAGATTGACGTGACGTTTGACCCGAACGCGCTCTATCCCAGCTGGGAGGCTACGGATTTCTACCACCACTACGAGGAGGACATCGCGCTCTTTGCTGAGATGGGCTGGAATGTGTATCGCCTGTCCATAAACTGGTCGCGCCTCTTTCCGACGGGTGAGGAAGAGAGGCCCAACCAGGCTGGTCTCGAGTTCTACGATAGGGTCTTCGACTGCCTGCGCTCCCACGGCATCGAGCCGCTTGTGACCATCAGCCACTACGAGCTGCCCTATAACCTGGCGGCCACGTATAACGGCTGGGCTGACCGCAGGCTCGTTGACCTCTTCCTCAGGTATGGGAGGTGTATCCTCGACCGTTGGCATGACAAGGTCAAGTACTGGCTCACCTTCAATGAGATAAACGCAGGCACCATGACGATGGGCGTGACGCTCTCGCTCGGCACGCTCAAGGGCTTCACGGGCACCATGGACAAGGTCAAGGATGACATCAACGAGCGCTACAACGCCCTGCACCACCAGTTCGTGGCCTCGGCCGGGCTTGTCAAGTATGCGCACGAGAACTACCCCGAGATCAAGATGGGCAACATGGACTGCTTCATCCTGACCTATCCCGCGACCTGCGACCCGAAGGACGAGCTTGCCAACCAGGCCGAGATGCGCCGCATGAACTGGTACTGCTCAGACGTTCAGGTGCGTGGCCGCTACCCCAGCTATGCGAGGCGCTTCTGGGACGAGCACAACATCGACATCAGGATGGAGCCAGGCGACGAGGAGCTGCTGCGCGAGGGCACGGTGGACTTCTATACCTTCTCCTACTACATGAGCAACATCATCGGCACACACGGAGACGTGAAACAGGGCTCCAGCAACATGAGCTTTGGCGGCAGGAACCCCTACCTCAAGGAGACCGATTGGGGCTGGCAGATTGACCCGGACGGTCTGCGCTTCTCGCTGAACGAGATCTACGACCGCTATCAGATCCCCTTGATGGTGGTCGAGAACGGCATGGGAGCCCATGACGAGGTGGAGCCTGACGGCTCCATCCACGACCCCTATCGCATCGACTACCTGCGCGCTCACGTCAAGGCCATGCGCGAGGCCGTGGCCGACGGCGTTGACCTCATGGGCTACACCTGGTGGGGACCCATCGACGTGGTTTCTGCCGGTACCGGTGAGATGCGCAAGCGCTATGGCTTCATCTATGTGGACAAGCACGATGACGGCACGGGCGACCTGCACCGTGCTCGCAAGGACTCCTTCTTCTACTACCAGAGGGTCATCGCCAGTAACGGGGAGGACCTGGACTAG
- a CDS encoding pyridoxal phosphate-dependent aminotransferase has translation MQLSKRLDLFGDEVFAYFNQKRRELESEGRRVFDLSVGTPDFATPDYIKRALVDSAADDANWKYSLHDKDELLQAVCDYYQRRYGVLGITPGMVMSCAGTQEGMQYVCAAIADPGDVALIPDPCYPVFRASTLLAGATPHYYPLTEDHYFLPHVADIPDDVADRAKYMIVSLPANPVGSVGTPKVYSEIIAFAKAHDIVVIHDNAYSDVVFDGPRGGSFLDYPGALDVGVEFLSLSKSFDVTGVRLSFVVGHPDIVAATRKLRGQVDFGKFFVEQDVAIACLTGSLDGVERQRLAYQERRDALCDGLEALGWQRPNCHGTLFVWAKLPHGRRDSAAFAMELMEKSGVIVTPGVSFGPHGEGYVRFALVMDVERIREAVAAIGEAGL, from the coding sequence ATGCAGCTCTCGAAGAGACTCGACCTGTTCGGCGACGAGGTCTTTGCCTACTTCAATCAGAAGCGCCGTGAGCTGGAGTCCGAGGGGCGGCGGGTGTTTGACCTCTCCGTCGGCACGCCCGACTTCGCGACGCCCGACTACATCAAGCGGGCGCTCGTGGACTCTGCGGCAGATGACGCCAACTGGAAGTACTCCCTGCACGACAAGGACGAGCTCCTTCAGGCTGTCTGCGACTACTACCAGCGTCGCTACGGCGTCTTGGGCATCACGCCGGGCATGGTCATGAGCTGCGCCGGCACCCAGGAGGGCATGCAGTACGTGTGTGCCGCCATCGCCGACCCGGGCGACGTCGCGCTCATACCCGATCCCTGCTACCCGGTCTTCAGGGCAAGCACGCTGCTTGCGGGCGCAACTCCCCACTACTATCCGCTTACGGAAGATCACTACTTTCTCCCACACGTGGCGGACATCCCCGATGACGTCGCGGATCGCGCGAAGTACATGATCGTCTCGCTGCCTGCGAACCCGGTGGGATCGGTGGGCACTCCCAAGGTCTACAGCGAGATCATCGCCTTCGCCAAGGCCCATGACATCGTGGTCATCCATGACAACGCCTACTCAGACGTCGTCTTCGACGGCCCGCGTGGCGGCTCCTTCCTTGACTACCCGGGCGCCCTCGACGTGGGCGTGGAGTTCCTCTCGCTCTCGAAGTCCTTTGACGTGACGGGCGTGCGCCTGTCCTTCGTCGTGGGGCATCCCGATATCGTGGCGGCCACCCGCAAGCTCAGGGGCCAGGTCGACTTTGGCAAGTTCTTCGTCGAGCAGGACGTGGCCATCGCCTGCCTGACGGGCTCCCTCGATGGCGTTGAGCGCCAGAGGCTCGCCTACCAAGAGCGTAGGGACGCCCTCTGCGACGGACTCGAGGCCTTGGGCTGGCAGCGCCCCAACTGCCACGGTACGCTCTTTGTGTGGGCCAAGCTGCCGCATGGGCGTCGTGACTCCGCTGCCTTCGCGATGGAGCTGATGGAGAAGAGCGGCGTCATCGTGACCCCAGGCGTGAGCTTTGGACCCCATGGTGAGGGCTACGTGCGCTTTGCCCTGGTCATGGATGTCGAGAGGATTCGTGAGGCCGTGGCGGCGATAGGGGAGGCCGGGCTTTAG
- a CDS encoding ATP-binding protein, with translation MERAEMRRLLDWKSSPQRKPLLLFGARQVGKSYLIEQFARENYEKYALFNLEEDPRLTRAFDGNLDPCTVISNLSQITGHTLDTENMLYVFDEAQVSNRALTALKYFQEANFSHPIIAAGSLLGVAVNQRYYSLPVGRVNTMVLHPMTFDEFMGATGHALMLEGIREAYFDRRAYQLHDQAMGLYRTYLLVGGMPEAVAAYARTGDVRDAVRVHRDILNLYLADMVKYAPSPTDVARARDVWNSVPGQLAKENHKFQYRQVRSGGRSSEYEGAISWLLSAGLIDKCMRVSSGQVPLRLHEDRGSFKIYANDVGLLSTMSGIPASALFDERGRSLLDTGGLTENYVVQQMVARGIEPRYWTSGNRAEIDLVVEDGSAKAVPIEIKSTKNVRSRSLGVYRDKYEPDRVVRVSARNFGTGDVESIPLYAVGCLADDVAMRRGANEGMGSWAPTV, from the coding sequence ATGGAACGTGCCGAGATGCGACGGCTCCTCGATTGGAAGAGTAGCCCCCAGCGTAAGCCGCTCCTCCTCTTTGGTGCTCGTCAGGTTGGTAAAAGCTACCTCATCGAGCAATTTGCGAGGGAGAACTACGAGAAGTACGCCCTGTTCAACCTGGAAGAGGATCCGAGGCTCACACGGGCCTTCGATGGCAACCTCGATCCCTGCACTGTCATATCGAACCTTAGTCAGATCACAGGTCACACCCTCGATACAGAAAACATGCTCTATGTCTTCGACGAGGCACAGGTATCCAATCGAGCGCTAACTGCGCTCAAGTACTTCCAAGAGGCGAACTTTTCGCATCCCATCATCGCGGCGGGTAGCCTGCTTGGCGTCGCGGTCAACCAGAGGTATTACTCCTTGCCAGTGGGCAGGGTCAACACCATGGTGTTACATCCCATGACCTTCGACGAGTTTATGGGGGCGACAGGGCATGCCCTCATGCTTGAGGGCATACGCGAGGCATACTTCGATAGACGCGCCTACCAGCTCCACGATCAGGCGATGGGTCTCTACCGCACCTACCTTCTCGTGGGTGGCATGCCAGAGGCCGTGGCAGCCTATGCGCGCACTGGTGACGTCCGCGATGCCGTGCGGGTGCATCGTGACATCCTCAATCTCTACCTGGCGGATATGGTCAAGTACGCGCCAAGCCCCACTGACGTCGCACGTGCTCGCGACGTGTGGAACAGCGTGCCCGGGCAGCTTGCTAAGGAGAATCACAAGTTTCAGTACAGGCAGGTGCGCAGCGGGGGCAGGTCGAGCGAGTACGAGGGTGCCATTTCGTGGCTTCTCTCGGCAGGGCTCATCGACAAGTGTATGCGAGTGTCTTCCGGTCAGGTGCCTCTGCGACTTCATGAGGATAGAGGTTCCTTCAAGATTTACGCGAACGACGTCGGCCTGCTTTCCACGATGTCAGGCATACCGGCTAGCGCACTCTTCGACGAGCGCGGGCGTTCGCTGCTCGACACAGGTGGGCTTACAGAGAACTATGTGGTGCAGCAGATGGTTGCCCGAGGCATCGAGCCGCGCTATTGGACGAGCGGCAATAGGGCAGAGATTGATCTTGTCGTCGAAGACGGCTCCGCCAAGGCCGTGCCCATCGAGATCAAGTCCACCAAAAATGTGCGTTCCAGGAGTCTCGGCGTGTATAGGGACAAGTACGAGCCCGACCGTGTGGTGCGCGTTTCTGCGCGTAACTTCGGTACGGGAGATGTGGAGAGCATTCCGCTCTACGCGGTGGGATGTCTGGCCGATGACGTGGCCATGAGGCGAGGGGCAAACGAGGGGATGGGTAGTTGGGCACCAACCGTATGA
- a CDS encoding nuclease-related domain-containing protein, with protein sequence MAFFRAQEPVILKEGSDAKEQLATLESLRETVPRSQRRGLDSDIRALKAGIVGEDRILFELRNSHLPFVVIHDLHLEFEGLTAQIDFLVLTRRRNFVLECKNLYGDISVNARGDFVRSFGGRRREGIYSPITQNQRHLGLMKRINLSTKGTIMSALLSPRFDDLYRGLVVLANPKTILHDRNAKKEVKQQLVRGDQLVATIESINSMRGPADGKIPFKDVMERAERWLSMDTPVRTDYTARYFEGESSSAGRAGSLVGGIGVAAGGPDSPSQAQGGVGSMEARPAGASGTDQVSAFPDGDSSWDALVAKLTDAEDVGVDAARFESAAGSMPAGVSAQWPAATQGPAAPASAASQVSTTPARAKSQAIGDGTDLDAPRCPVCGSTMVLRTAKRGVRAGKKFWGCSEYPYCRGIINVGQ encoded by the coding sequence ATGGCGTTCTTCCGTGCGCAGGAACCGGTGATCCTCAAGGAGGGTAGCGATGCGAAGGAGCAGCTTGCCACGCTCGAGTCACTGCGCGAGACAGTACCTCGCAGCCAGAGGAGGGGGCTTGACTCCGACATCCGTGCCCTCAAGGCAGGCATCGTCGGGGAGGATCGCATTCTCTTTGAGCTGAGAAACAGCCACCTGCCCTTTGTGGTGATTCATGATCTCCACCTGGAATTCGAGGGGCTCACCGCCCAGATTGACTTTCTGGTGCTTACGAGACGACGCAACTTTGTGCTCGAGTGCAAGAACCTCTATGGTGACATCTCTGTCAACGCGCGCGGGGACTTCGTGCGCTCCTTTGGGGGAAGGAGACGAGAGGGGATCTACTCGCCCATCACGCAGAACCAACGACACCTTGGCCTGATGAAGCGGATCAACCTGAGCACGAAAGGGACGATCATGAGCGCCCTTCTCTCTCCGCGCTTCGATGACCTGTATAGGGGGCTTGTCGTCCTTGCCAACCCAAAGACCATCCTGCATGACCGCAACGCCAAGAAGGAGGTCAAGCAGCAGTTGGTGCGTGGCGATCAGCTTGTGGCCACCATCGAGTCGATCAACTCGATGCGGGGGCCCGCAGATGGGAAGATCCCCTTCAAGGACGTGATGGAGAGGGCCGAGCGGTGGCTCTCCATGGATACGCCCGTGAGGACCGACTATACTGCCAGATACTTTGAGGGAGAGAGCTCATCGGCTGGTAGGGCAGGCTCGCTGGTCGGCGGGATCGGCGTGGCGGCCGGTGGGCCAGATTCGCCATCACAGGCCCAAGGGGGCGTCGGGTCTATGGAGGCCAGACCCGCAGGCGCCTCGGGCACCGATCAGGTGAGCGCGTTTCCTGATGGCGATTCGAGCTGGGACGCCCTTGTGGCTAAGCTCACGGATGCGGAGGATGTTGGCGTTGATGCTGCGAGGTTCGAGTCAGCCGCTGGCTCGATGCCCGCCGGCGTGTCGGCCCAGTGGCCCGCTGCGACCCAGGGTCCTGCGGCTCCCGCCAGCGCGGCGAGCCAAGTCTCCACGACGCCTGCCCGCGCAAAGAGCCAGGCGATTGGTGACGGCACGGATCTCGATGCCCCGCGCTGTCCTGTATGCGGCTCCACGATGGTGCTGCGCACAGCCAAGAGGGGTGTGCGGGCGGGCAAGAAGTTCTGGGGGTGCAGCGAGTATCCCTACTGCCGTGGGATCATCAACGTGGGGCAGTGA
- a CDS encoding EXLDI protein, protein MKYEEIKVNISNDSISDYKIFEGMKLYSEITKSKDGKKLTNKRVFVTRKHNYVYYERTDVNWNYWSDKSKYDSGFDSNDIKHNIVFEVSTELKGFTKYLGEEIIKKIMLKEENGEIVEVLDI, encoded by the coding sequence ATGAAATATGAAGAGATTAAGGTAAACATATCGAATGATAGCATCAGCGATTACAAAATATTTGAAGGAATGAAGCTATATTCTGAAATAACTAAATCAAAAGACGGTAAGAAATTAACAAACAAAAGAGTGTTTGTTACAAGAAAGCATAACTATGTATACTATGAACGAACAGATGTAAATTGGAACTACTGGTCAGACAAATCAAAATATGACTCAGGCTTTGATTCAAACGATATAAAGCATAATATAGTATTTGAAGTATCAACAGAATTGAAAGGGTTTACAAAATACTTAGGTGAAGAGATTATCAAGAAGATCATGCTAAAAGAGGAAAATGGAGAAATAGTGGAAGTGCTGGATATCTAA